The Microscilla marina ATCC 23134 genome has a segment encoding these proteins:
- a CDS encoding thiazole synthase yields MNNRLTIADKTFNSRLFTGTGKFSHNQLMEEALLASGSELVTVALKRVDVQNEQDDILKHLNHAQFHLLPNTSGARNAEEAVLAAQLAREALGTNWLKLEIHPDPKYLMPDPIETLKAAEQLVKLGFVVLPYIHADPVLCKRLEEAGTAAVMPLGSPIGSNKGLKTVDFLEIIVEQSNVPVVVDAGIGAPSDAAKAMELGADAVLVNTAIAVSPNPIDMGKAFKMAVEAGRLAFEAKLAQTSTKASASSPLTAFLFDEE; encoded by the coding sequence ATGAATAATAGACTCACCATTGCTGACAAAACTTTTAATTCTCGCCTGTTTACAGGCACGGGCAAGTTTAGCCATAACCAATTGATGGAAGAAGCCTTGCTTGCTTCAGGGTCTGAGTTGGTAACTGTTGCCCTCAAAAGGGTAGATGTACAAAACGAGCAAGACGATATCCTCAAGCATTTAAACCATGCTCAGTTCCACTTATTGCCCAATACATCGGGCGCCCGCAACGCCGAAGAAGCCGTATTAGCGGCACAGTTGGCACGTGAGGCTCTAGGTACCAATTGGCTTAAGCTAGAGATTCACCCTGACCCTAAATACCTGATGCCCGACCCAATAGAAACCCTCAAAGCCGCCGAGCAACTGGTAAAACTGGGTTTTGTGGTATTGCCCTACATTCACGCCGACCCGGTATTGTGTAAACGCCTTGAGGAAGCAGGCACAGCTGCGGTAATGCCGTTAGGTTCGCCTATTGGCAGCAACAAAGGCTTGAAAACAGTAGATTTTCTGGAGATTATCGTAGAGCAAAGCAACGTGCCAGTAGTGGTGGATGCGGGTATTGGGGCCCCTTCTGATGCAGCAAAGGCAATGGAACTGGGCGCTGATGCAGTATTGGTAAATACCGCCATTGCAGTATCGCCTAACCCGATAGATATGGGCAAGGCTTTTAAAATGGCAGTAGAAGCAGGGCGTCTGGCTTTTGAGGCAAAACTTGCCCAAACCAGTACCAAGGCAAGCGCCAGTAGCCCCTTGACCGCATTTTTGTTTGACGAAGAGTAG
- the thiH gene encoding 2-iminoacetate synthase ThiH — translation MTFKDIFAQYNWDEVKAGIYDKTDRDVAHALNKTGKRDLEDFKALISPAAAKYLEPMAQLSNQLTQKRFGKTIQMYLPMYLSNECQNICTYCGFSLDNPLRRVTLTDAQIRREVEVIKALGYDHILLVTGEANKTVGVDYFKNALKLIKPHFSHISMEVQPLDQQDYEELIPLGLNTVLVYQETYHKDDYKKHHPKGKKSNFDYRIDTPDRLGKAGIHKIGLGVLIGLEDWRTDCFFTAAHLQYMERNYWKTKYSISFPRLRPFSGGLEPKVEMNDRELVQTICAYRIFNEEVELSLSTRETEKFRNHIIPLGITSISAGSKTNPGGYAVEPQSLEQFEISDERTPAEIAQMIRTCGYEPIWKDWDVVYS, via the coding sequence ATGACATTTAAAGATATATTTGCCCAATACAATTGGGACGAGGTAAAAGCGGGCATTTATGATAAAACAGACCGCGATGTAGCGCATGCCTTGAACAAAACAGGCAAGCGTGACTTAGAAGATTTCAAAGCCTTGATATCTCCGGCAGCGGCAAAATACCTTGAGCCCATGGCACAACTGAGTAACCAGTTGACCCAAAAGCGTTTTGGCAAAACCATTCAAATGTATTTGCCCATGTACCTTTCCAACGAGTGTCAAAACATCTGTACCTATTGTGGCTTTAGCCTGGATAATCCTTTGCGTAGAGTAACCCTGACCGATGCCCAAATCAGGCGCGAGGTAGAAGTAATCAAAGCATTGGGTTACGACCACATTTTGTTGGTGACTGGCGAGGCAAACAAAACCGTTGGAGTAGATTATTTTAAGAATGCCTTAAAACTCATCAAACCCCACTTTTCGCACATTAGTATGGAGGTGCAACCCCTTGACCAGCAAGACTATGAAGAACTGATACCACTGGGGCTCAACACGGTATTGGTATACCAAGAGACTTACCACAAAGATGACTACAAAAAGCATCACCCCAAAGGCAAAAAATCTAACTTTGACTACCGCATAGACACGCCCGATCGCTTGGGCAAAGCAGGCATTCATAAAATAGGTTTGGGCGTGCTCATTGGACTGGAAGATTGGCGAACCGATTGCTTTTTTACGGCGGCACACTTGCAATACATGGAACGCAATTATTGGAAAACCAAGTACTCTATTTCTTTCCCTCGTTTGCGTCCCTTTTCGGGAGGGCTGGAGCCTAAGGTAGAAATGAATGACCGCGAGTTGGTGCAAACTATTTGTGCCTACCGTATTTTCAACGAAGAAGTAGAATTGTCGTTGTCTACCCGCGAAACCGAGAAGTTTCGTAACCACATTATTCCGTTGGGTATTACCTCTATCAGTGCGGGTTCTAAAACCAACCCAGGAGGCTATGCGGTAGAGCCCCAGTCGCTTGAGCAGTTTGAAATTTCGGACGAGCGTACCCCCGCCGAAATCGCCCAAATGATTCGTACTTGTGGCTATGAACCCATTTGGAAAGATTGGGATGTGGTGTATAGTTAG
- a CDS encoding TonB-dependent receptor plug domain-containing protein, producing MVLGLWGFIAQGFAQISDTSNTRLYKLSVSDILSTKSTLASGVKETVLDAPASMVVLTAKDIADRGYTSLHEVVADLPDFDLIPVSGGNSYVNAYQRGYRTVNTQRTLFMIDGIIVNDLWSHIAALGEQFPMSSIERIEVLSGPASVVYGPNAFLGIINVVTKREKFRRNKGNINFIGGSNQTGAIDASVRGNVAGLRYSVSGRIFRSEAEDISDRWHFLSDDLYGNQDIWGPLLGLKIRGERLGRYRSLNEEFGLVANVAYRGFEAGIIKWTRYNGYGNEFVADRAQNNAGWNNGSNQYYLRHSFDQGNISNNATLLYRNSRTWGDWAEAEPDWNPGREAYSYVSYTNWNTFSSSVLFRDNLNVKLSKHVQLLTGVKYERKILAKNYDVPGYWTGSYSSLTLENPDGPYGQGGGITLSTDPSFIISPTPNRDVPSENEVITHDVGGYFLGVFDIGKFRFNTGVRYDRNSVYGQSINPRVSLIFKPDSRSAIKLLYGEAFQEPSPRSLWGGWNGRSANPDMKPEKVQNMEVNLLRKTGRLLHEIIGYYALYNNVIKEEAENAGQRKILGVGYKLSYNLPNPLPNSGDIKGYLYYNYTDVKSGITYDHQAGEWIDGEANLGDIATHKLNVGVHIPIQRFHINLRSNMVGERELYLRNPLRDQDYRLAPYAIFNGNVAYNVGMVRLMLKVNNIFNHLYMLPGVRSANSGNDFTQRSQGYYNSLIPAPGRSFLLNAMVRF from the coding sequence ATGGTGTTAGGCCTGTGGGGGTTCATTGCCCAGGGATTTGCCCAAATCTCTGACACCTCAAATACTCGTTTGTACAAATTGTCGGTAAGTGACATTTTAAGTACCAAAAGTACCCTTGCATCTGGGGTAAAAGAAACGGTATTGGATGCTCCTGCCTCTATGGTAGTACTCACGGCAAAAGACATTGCTGACAGAGGCTACACCAGTTTGCACGAGGTAGTAGCCGATCTTCCCGATTTTGACCTGATTCCGGTATCAGGGGGCAACTCTTACGTCAATGCCTACCAGAGAGGCTACCGCACCGTAAACACTCAAAGAACCTTGTTTATGATAGACGGGATCATTGTCAATGATTTATGGTCGCACATTGCTGCCTTAGGCGAACAGTTTCCCATGAGCTCTATCGAGCGTATAGAGGTACTCTCAGGTCCTGCATCGGTAGTGTATGGGCCTAATGCTTTTCTGGGCATTATCAATGTGGTAACTAAACGGGAAAAGTTTAGACGTAATAAGGGGAATATTAACTTTATCGGTGGCAGCAATCAAACTGGGGCAATAGATGCCAGTGTAAGGGGGAATGTAGCAGGCTTGCGCTACTCTGTGTCTGGCCGGATTTTTCGTAGCGAAGCAGAAGACATATCAGATCGGTGGCATTTTTTGTCAGATGATCTGTACGGCAATCAAGACATTTGGGGTCCATTACTTGGGCTCAAAATAAGGGGGGAAAGACTGGGGCGTTACCGCAGCCTTAACGAAGAATTTGGTTTAGTGGCTAATGTTGCCTATCGCGGGTTTGAGGCAGGCATTATTAAGTGGACAAGATACAATGGCTACGGCAATGAGTTTGTGGCAGACCGTGCCCAAAACAATGCAGGTTGGAACAATGGTTCTAACCAGTACTATTTACGCCACAGTTTTGACCAGGGTAATATCAGCAACAATGCAACATTGCTATACCGTAATTCGCGTACCTGGGGCGATTGGGCAGAGGCTGAGCCAGACTGGAACCCAGGCAGGGAGGCTTACTCTTATGTGAGCTATACCAATTGGAACACCTTCAGTAGTAGTGTACTGTTTAGAGATAATCTAAATGTTAAACTAAGCAAGCACGTTCAGTTGCTTACTGGAGTAAAGTATGAACGAAAAATACTTGCTAAAAACTACGATGTACCTGGTTACTGGACAGGGTCTTATAGTTCACTGACTTTAGAAAACCCTGACGGTCCTTATGGGCAAGGTGGAGGTATTACGCTCAGTACTGATCCCTCGTTTATTATATCACCTACCCCCAACCGAGATGTTCCGTCTGAAAATGAGGTAATTACCCACGATGTGGGTGGATATTTTTTGGGGGTGTTTGATATAGGCAAGTTTCGTTTCAATACAGGGGTACGCTACGACCGCAACTCAGTATATGGGCAATCAATCAACCCCAGAGTATCGCTTATTTTCAAGCCTGACAGTCGCTCTGCTATCAAATTACTGTATGGAGAAGCATTTCAGGAACCATCACCACGTTCTTTGTGGGGGGGCTGGAACGGTAGAAGTGCCAACCCTGACATGAAGCCAGAGAAGGTACAAAATATGGAAGTAAACCTTTTGCGTAAAACCGGGCGACTTTTACACGAAATAATAGGCTACTATGCCTTGTATAACAATGTGATAAAAGAGGAAGCCGAAAATGCCGGACAACGTAAAATACTGGGGGTGGGCTACAAATTAAGCTACAACCTGCCTAACCCTTTGCCCAATTCGGGCGACATCAAGGGCTATCTGTATTATAACTATACTGATGTAAAAAGTGGCATTACTTACGACCACCAGGCGGGCGAATGGATAGATGGAGAAGCTAACCTAGGCGATATTGCTACGCACAAGCTCAATGTAGGGGTACATATTCCTATCCAGCGGTTTCATATCAACTTAAGGTCTAACATGGTAGGCGAACGAGAACTTTACCTAAGAAACCCACTCCGTGATCAAGATTACCGCTTGGCACCTTATGCTATTTTTAATGGAAATGTGGCCTATAATGTAGGGATGGTAAGACTGATGTTAAAGGTAAATAATATCTTTAACCACCTGTATATGTTGCCAGGGGTACGAAGCGCCAACAGTGGCAATGATTTTACCCAACGAAGTCAGGGCTACTACAACTCTTTGATTCCAGCACCGGGCAGGTCGTTTTTGCTCAATGCAATGGTGAGGTTTTAG
- a CDS encoding ABC transporter ATP-binding protein, whose translation MSKRINDRGIEIDLLLDDENLPRAIIRLLDFVQDFSTNATHVNTALEISTSQKQVIRDQENQTITYEQALQRTAEIIQRIRQLKQDIADVYLLAVHVNAQNTRQVQTETAELTNVAGEEFKEAMPILMECFGLSKYYRKSGFSLSGIDLHLRLGEITGVVGENGNGKTTLFKVITGNLQHDAGVIAFPLLQKHQISKDKVDWIEVKSEIAYVEQELPSWHGTLKQNIHLELAQHGIKGAYNEQNTAYILERLGLTEHADKKWSELSGGYKLRFALAKALVWRPKMLVIDEPLANLDVRSQRIVLNDLKDLAKSAKYPISIIISSQHLHEIESIADNLMFLQKGRMVFSGDKNNIGDARLHNFFELSCVLEKRALESLLTGLPVSEIEHNGLSYVITGSKELDGQKILETLVQNNVEVEYFRNISNSAKRLFL comes from the coding sequence ATGAGTAAACGTATCAATGATCGAGGCATAGAAATAGATTTATTATTGGATGACGAAAACCTGCCTAGAGCAATTATTCGCTTGCTTGATTTTGTGCAAGATTTTAGTACCAATGCAACCCATGTAAACACTGCTTTGGAGATTAGCACCAGTCAAAAACAAGTTATCCGCGATCAGGAAAACCAAACCATCACCTACGAACAAGCCCTCCAGCGTACTGCTGAGATTATTCAACGTATCAGACAATTAAAACAAGACATTGCCGATGTATATTTGTTGGCAGTGCACGTAAACGCTCAAAATACCCGGCAGGTACAAACCGAAACGGCTGAGCTGACGAATGTAGCAGGAGAAGAGTTTAAGGAAGCCATGCCCATTTTGATGGAGTGTTTTGGCTTGAGCAAATATTACCGAAAATCAGGTTTTAGTTTGTCAGGCATAGACCTGCACCTACGTTTGGGCGAGATTACAGGAGTCGTAGGAGAAAACGGCAACGGAAAAACCACCCTCTTTAAAGTCATTACCGGAAATCTGCAACACGACGCCGGAGTGATTGCTTTTCCGCTGTTGCAAAAGCACCAAATCAGTAAAGATAAGGTAGACTGGATAGAGGTAAAGTCTGAGATAGCCTATGTAGAGCAAGAGTTACCTTCGTGGCATGGCACGCTCAAGCAAAATATTCATCTTGAGTTAGCACAACATGGCATCAAGGGAGCATATAACGAGCAAAACACTGCTTATATACTTGAGCGCCTGGGCTTAACCGAACATGCCGACAAAAAATGGTCAGAACTATCGGGAGGATATAAATTGCGCTTTGCTTTGGCAAAAGCCCTGGTATGGCGCCCCAAAATGTTGGTAATAGATGAACCCCTTGCCAACCTGGATGTACGCTCTCAGCGTATTGTATTGAACGACTTGAAAGACCTTGCCAAAAGCGCCAAATATCCCATCAGTATCATTATTAGTTCACAGCACTTGCACGAAATAGAAAGCATTGCCGATAACCTGATGTTTTTGCAAAAAGGACGCATGGTATTTAGTGGCGATAAAAATAACATAGGAGATGCCCGGCTGCACAACTTTTTTGAGCTTTCGTGCGTGTTGGAAAAGAGGGCTTTGGAAAGTTTACTTACTGGTTTGCCTGTTTCCGAAATAGAACATAATGGTTTGTCTTATGTGATTACAGGCAGTAAAGAACTAGACGGACAGAAAATATTAGAAACGCTCGTTCAAAACAATGTAGAAGTAGAGTATTTCAGAAACATTAGCAATTCAGCCAAAAGGCTGTTTTTATAA
- a CDS encoding efflux RND transporter permease subunit encodes MWTKIAHTILKRRPVFLVIIALITAFMGYHALKVQKSYELAQLVPPSDADFKYLKNFKAQYGEDGNIVAIGLKDKNVYKLANFNELKKLADEIKKLEGITQVLSLPRMQYLVKDTENRKFVGKPVFSEKPATQQELDSLLNFAKTLKFYENQLVNAENGATLILASMKRDILNSPDRDVLIKKIYKLTDKFTENTQIDLHFAGVPVVRSMMMTKVGKELTLLLVVSLGATALILFLFFRSLKAVLFPIIIIAVVVVWTMGMLGLFQFEITILTGLLPPILVVIGIPNAVYLLNKYHQEFRRHGSKIRALSTIIRKIGVVTLMTNTTTAIGFFVFSFMEITILREFGIVASINIMSTFVVSLILLPIFFSFLPKPKPHELTHLDRKHLNATLTTFANIVFNHRKKVYLVLVVILVLSGFGISKMKMVAFMVDDIPPESRIKRDLAFFEQNFSGVMPLEIVIDTRRKKGVMSLRNLQKVDEFEKELRKITLLSPPVSMINFIKATRQAYYRNDSSFYSLPTRNDQGFIIQYLKTNQKDKKVTPTSKLLTAFVDSTGQTMRISLKVADVGSIKMDSLVSQVVRPLVAKTFYEQKAIDYSKLSDEELMSEGADIAQDVAREFFNPRKLKVNITGTTLLFIKGNKYLVNNLKNSLLLAILLISILMAALFGSFRMILVSIITNIIPLAITAGLMGFLGVPLKPSTALIFSIAFGIAVDDSIHYLARYRQELFLNKFNVPDAILKSLRETGTGMIYTSIILFFGFIVFVSSEFQGTVSLGGLTSITLMSAMFANLILLPSMLLSFDNGKYSKNKMQIIEEYDEFHLEQDDEELDTDLIKVYKEDEAKD; translated from the coding sequence ATGTGGACTAAAATTGCCCATACCATACTCAAACGCCGTCCTGTATTCCTTGTAATTATTGCATTGATTACAGCTTTTATGGGCTACCACGCCCTGAAGGTGCAAAAGAGCTATGAACTTGCTCAACTAGTACCTCCGTCTGATGCAGATTTTAAATACCTCAAAAATTTTAAAGCCCAATATGGCGAAGATGGTAACATTGTGGCAATTGGTCTGAAAGACAAGAATGTTTATAAGCTTGCCAATTTTAATGAATTGAAAAAGCTTGCCGACGAGATAAAAAAGCTGGAGGGTATCACGCAGGTGTTGTCGTTGCCCCGCATGCAATACCTGGTAAAAGATACCGAAAACCGCAAATTTGTAGGCAAACCGGTATTTAGCGAAAAGCCTGCTACCCAACAAGAGCTAGACAGCTTGCTCAATTTTGCCAAAACGCTCAAGTTTTACGAAAACCAACTGGTCAATGCCGAGAATGGAGCTACTTTGATATTGGCATCCATGAAACGCGACATTCTTAACTCGCCCGATCGCGATGTACTCATAAAGAAGATATATAAATTAACCGATAAGTTTACCGAAAATACCCAAATTGACCTGCACTTTGCAGGAGTGCCGGTAGTGCGTTCTATGATGATGACCAAGGTAGGCAAAGAACTTACCCTGTTGCTGGTAGTATCATTGGGAGCCACGGCTTTGATTTTATTTTTATTTTTCCGATCACTCAAAGCGGTATTGTTTCCTATTATCATTATTGCGGTGGTGGTAGTATGGACAATGGGTATGTTGGGACTATTCCAGTTTGAAATTACCATTCTTACGGGGCTATTGCCGCCTATTTTGGTGGTGATTGGCATACCCAATGCAGTATATTTGCTCAACAAATACCATCAGGAATTTCGTCGCCACGGAAGTAAGATACGTGCCCTGAGTACTATTATTCGTAAAATTGGGGTGGTTACCCTGATGACCAATACTACCACTGCCATTGGTTTTTTCGTGTTTAGCTTTATGGAAATCACCATTTTGCGCGAGTTTGGTATTGTGGCCAGTATCAACATCATGAGTACCTTTGTGGTAAGCCTTATACTGTTGCCGATATTTTTTTCCTTTTTACCCAAACCCAAACCTCATGAGCTTACCCACCTCGACCGCAAACACCTCAACGCTACGCTTACTACCTTTGCCAATATTGTATTCAATCACCGTAAAAAAGTGTATTTGGTATTGGTAGTTATTTTGGTATTGAGCGGCTTTGGTATTTCTAAAATGAAAATGGTGGCGTTTATGGTAGACGATATTCCTCCCGAAAGCCGAATCAAACGTGACCTGGCTTTTTTTGAACAAAACTTTAGCGGGGTAATGCCGCTGGAAATTGTGATAGATACACGGCGCAAAAAAGGAGTGATGAGTTTGCGTAATTTACAAAAGGTGGATGAGTTTGAAAAAGAATTAAGAAAAATCACCTTACTCTCGCCTCCTGTGTCTATGATCAACTTTATAAAAGCTACCCGCCAGGCATATTATCGAAACGATTCGTCTTTTTATAGTTTGCCCACCCGCAACGACCAGGGCTTTATCATACAATACCTCAAAACCAACCAAAAAGATAAAAAGGTAACCCCTACTTCTAAGTTGCTTACTGCTTTTGTAGACAGCACTGGGCAAACCATGCGTATTTCGCTTAAAGTAGCCGATGTAGGTTCTATCAAGATGGATTCGTTGGTCAGCCAAGTAGTACGTCCATTGGTTGCCAAAACATTTTACGAGCAAAAAGCCATTGACTACTCTAAGCTCAGTGATGAAGAACTCATGAGCGAAGGAGCCGATATTGCCCAGGATGTTGCTAGAGAGTTTTTTAACCCACGCAAGCTTAAAGTCAATATCACAGGTACCACCCTATTGTTTATCAAAGGAAACAAGTACTTGGTTAACAACCTCAAAAACAGCTTATTACTGGCTATTTTGCTCATCTCTATTTTAATGGCAGCGTTGTTTGGTTCCTTCCGGATGATTTTAGTATCTATCATTACCAATATTATTCCGCTGGCAATTACTGCCGGATTGATGGGCTTTCTGGGAGTGCCGCTTAAACCCAGTACTGCGCTTATATTTAGTATAGCCTTTGGGATAGCAGTAGATGACTCTATTCATTACCTTGCCCGTTACCGACAAGAGTTGTTTTTGAATAAGTTCAATGTGCCTGACGCCATTCTTAAAAGCCTGAGAGAAACAGGCACCGGAATGATCTATACTTCTATCATCTTATTTTTTGGTTTTATTGTATTTGTATCGTCCGAGTTTCAAGGAACTGTGTCTTTGGGTGGGCTTACTTCTATTACGCTGATGTCGGCCATGTTTGCCAACCTTATTTTGCTTCCATCTATGTTACTGTCGTTTGACAATGGCAAGTATAGCAAAAACAAAATGCAAATTATCGAAGAGTATGACGAGTTTCATCTGGAACAAGACGACGAAGAGTTGGATACTGACTTGATCAAGGTGTATAAAGAAGACGAAGCAAAGGATTAA
- a CDS encoding tetratricopeptide repeat protein: MKTVFLTLFDAKGNTARKGLWCIGFCLLSTGLFAQSSAVHHFTLGQQKRNQGNYAKAVTHFTRALELDASLVQAHELRGYSYACLRKYRQALKDYNKALTMGYENAMLYLNRGWAYYSLGEKDEACINWEKSNLMGYKGVEKVLKKYCGF, from the coding sequence ATGAAAACTGTTTTTTTAACACTGTTTGATGCAAAGGGTAACACTGCCCGAAAAGGTCTTTGGTGCATTGGTTTTTGCCTTTTGTCAACAGGACTTTTTGCCCAGTCTTCTGCCGTACACCACTTTACCTTGGGACAACAAAAGCGCAACCAGGGCAATTATGCCAAAGCCGTGACCCACTTTACCCGTGCTTTAGAACTAGATGCCAGTCTGGTACAAGCCCATGAGTTGCGTGGGTATAGTTACGCCTGCTTACGTAAGTACCGCCAGGCGCTCAAAGACTACAACAAAGCCCTGACAATGGGTTATGAAAATGCCATGCTCTACCTCAATAGAGGATGGGCGTATTACAGTTTAGGCGAAAAAGACGAAGCTTGCATCAATTGGGAAAAGTCGAACCTAATGGGGTACAAAGGGGTAGAAAAGGTTTTGAAGAAATACTGTGGGTTTTAG
- a CDS encoding sterol desaturase family protein gives MSVILAIEWYTRWGIILGILALRYFVVAGIFFAIFYVIRKKYWIHRRIQTRQHQDQQYWQEIKYSLSTMFIFSIIAISILSFKEYTLIYHDISLYGWGYLLASFPLMVIIHDTYFYWTHRLMHHPRLYRIMHRTHHLSHNPSPWAAFSFHPLEAIIEAGIFPLLVFTMPLHPLAIFTFLLFMMTLNVIGHLGYEVYPKNWTRHWLGRWQNTSTHHNMHHELVKGNYGLYFNWWDKWMGTNHEHYLERFDEVTAQAKKPV, from the coding sequence ATGAGTGTAATTTTAGCTATAGAATGGTACACCCGTTGGGGGATCATATTGGGTATACTTGCCCTGCGTTATTTTGTGGTAGCGGGCATTTTCTTTGCCATTTTTTATGTCATTCGCAAAAAATACTGGATCCACCGTCGTATTCAAACCCGCCAACACCAGGATCAACAGTATTGGCAGGAAATTAAGTATTCACTGAGTACTATGTTTATCTTTTCTATCATTGCCATTAGCATTCTGTCATTCAAAGAGTACACCCTCATTTATCACGACATTAGCCTGTATGGTTGGGGCTATTTATTGGCCAGCTTTCCCTTGATGGTGATTATTCACGACACTTATTTTTACTGGACTCACCGCTTGATGCACCACCCCAGGCTTTACCGTATCATGCATCGCACCCACCACCTGTCGCACAATCCGTCGCCTTGGGCAGCCTTCTCTTTCCACCCGCTCGAAGCCATCATAGAAGCAGGCATTTTCCCTTTATTGGTATTTACCATGCCCCTGCATCCTTTAGCTATATTTACCTTCTTGTTGTTTATGATGACCCTCAACGTAATAGGGCACTTGGGTTATGAGGTTTACCCCAAAAACTGGACACGCCACTGGTTGGGGCGTTGGCAAAACACCAGTACTCATCACAACATGCACCACGAGTTGGTCAAGGGTAATTATGGGCTCTATTTCAATTGGTGGGACAAATGGATGGGCACCAACCACGAGCATTATTTAGAGCGGTTCGACGAGGTCACTGCTCAAGCAAAAAAGCCCGTTTGA
- a CDS encoding PaaI family thioesterase, producing the protein MIATQENEGNQIFFQHTMPNNVCFGCGHENHEGLKIKSHWEGDASVCVWESQEKYNGWKGIMNGGIIATIIDCHTMATATMHAYKVEGNRPWNSDPEYRYATGTLTVKYLKPTPNDVPVKLVARVTEVKGRKTVMTCELWSNDQKTAEADVVAIRVYDSSQQNGDNPFKG; encoded by the coding sequence ATGATAGCAACACAAGAGAATGAGGGTAATCAAATTTTTTTTCAACACACTATGCCAAACAATGTGTGTTTTGGCTGTGGGCACGAAAACCACGAGGGGCTCAAGATAAAAAGTCATTGGGAAGGCGATGCCAGCGTATGTGTGTGGGAGTCGCAAGAAAAATACAATGGCTGGAAGGGAATTATGAATGGAGGCATTATTGCCACTATCATAGATTGCCACACAATGGCAACAGCTACTATGCACGCCTACAAAGTGGAAGGTAACCGCCCCTGGAACAGCGACCCTGAATACCGTTATGCTACTGGTACCCTTACTGTAAAGTACCTAAAACCTACTCCAAACGATGTACCCGTAAAATTAGTCGCTAGAGTAACCGAAGTAAAAGGACGCAAAACAGTGATGACATGCGAGTTGTGGTCAAATGATCAAAAAACCGCTGAAGCCGATGTAGTAGCTATTCGAGTATACGACAGCAGCCAACAGAATGGAGATAATCCCTTTAAGGGATAG